The proteins below come from a single Perca flavescens isolate YP-PL-M2 chromosome 8, PFLA_1.0, whole genome shotgun sequence genomic window:
- the LOC114560397 gene encoding transcription factor 12 isoform X2: MYCAHPVSGTGNNSLMYCYNMKPVYGQSPTNDDINQNSSSHSSNKAHSNVFASTFFEGTSNSPDIWNAVNGLNQQGYEGALGAATTHQTQPGSHSSLQPPQHSHLDYSPHSVMAADMNRGLPPMSTFHRNNTASHTPSINTSENSTVSGRKGHVSGGSQTGDTLGKALASIYSPDHTSSSFPSSSSTPVRSPSPLPNAAEPAGTNMWPRSSVQALVSPNYESSLISLSQVEDRLDRLDDVIHVLRNHAVGPTAGLPTDIHGLLNQNLHGHLGSASTLPLTCHTSAMVEAVNMNNNHSAFQNRTQNGHPYSARQRATLKTMQSGGLGVQSNLELKMESGHREEMMHTNHSHSSDSQRSDEESEHKTQGENSRCNSIHEDEDLSPEQKAERERDRRMANNARERLRVRDINEAFKELGHMCQLHLKSEKPQTKLLVLHQAVAVILSLEQQVRERNLNPKAACLRRREEEKASAVMTDPQSMHLAFHPSLTDPANPMGHL, translated from the exons ATGTACTGTGCTCATCCTGTCTCTGGCACAGGCAACAACTCATTGATGTATTGCTACAACATGAAACCA GTTTATGGGCAGTCTCCCACTAATGACGACATCAACCAGAACTCATCTTCACATTCGTCCAACAAGGCCCACAGCAATGTGTTCGCAAGCACCTTCTTTG AGGGGACGAGCAATTCGCCCGACATCTGGAATGCTGTAAATGGGCTGAACCAGCAGGGCTATGAAGGTGCATTGGGAGCAGCCACAACCCACCAAACACAGCCGGGGAGCCACAGCAGCCTGCAGCCACCACAACACAGCCACCTG GACTACTCCCCACATTCAGTGATGGCTGCTGACATGAACAGGGGTCTCCCACCAATGTCCACTTTTCACCGCAACAATACAGCGTCACACACTCCGTCAATCAACACCTCAGAGAATTCAACAG tcTCAGGGCGCAAGGGACATGTGTCAGGAGGATCACAGACGGGCGATACCTTGGGCAAAGCTCTGGCCTCT ATTTATTCCCCCGATCACACCAGCAGCAGCTTCCCCTCCAGCTCGTCCACACCGGTGAGGTCTCCGTCTCCGCTGCCCAACGCGGCTGAACCGGCAG GTACCAACATGTGGCCCCGGAGTTCAGTTCAGGCACTAGTGTCACCAAACTATGAGTCTTCACTTATATCATTG TCTCAGGTGGAGGACCGACTAGACAGACTGGACGATGTGATCCACGTCCTGAGGAACCACGCTGTGGGCCCCACAGCCGGCCTACCCACTGACATCCACGGCCTGCTAAACCAGAACCTCCACGGCCACCTGGGATCTGCCAGCACTCTACCGCTCACCTGCCACACTTCAGCCATG GTTGAAGCAGTCAATATGAACAACAACCACTCAGCCTTCCAGAACCGCACACAAAATGGCCACCCATATTCAGCCAGACAGAGGGCCACGCTTAAGACCATGCAAAGTGGAG GTCTGGGAGTTCAGAGTAATCTGGAGCTGAAAATGGAAAGTGGGCATAGGGAAGAGATGATGCACACCAATCATAGTCACAGCTCTGACAGCCAGAGATCAGATGAGGAGAGcgaacacaaaacacaaggagAAAACAGCAGATGTAACAG TATCCATGAGGATGAGGATCTGAGCCCAGAGCAGAAGGCCGAACGTGAGCGCGACAGGAGGATGGCCAACAACGCCCGTGAGCGTCTGCGTGTGCGGGACATCAACGAGGCCTTTAAGGAGCTGGGCCACATGTGTCAGCTGCACCTGAAGAGTGAGAAGCCACAGACCAAGCTGCTGGTGCTGCACCAGGCCGTGGCAGTGATCCTTAGTCTGGAACAACAAGTCAGAG AGAGGAACCTGAATCCGAAGGCAGCGTGTCTAcgaagaagagaggaagagaaggcgTCTGCAGTCATGACGGATCCACAGTCCATGCATCTCGCTTTCCATCCCAGCCTGACAGACCCAGCAAACCCCATGGGCCACCTCTGA
- the LOC114560397 gene encoding transcription factor 12 isoform X1, with protein MYCAHPVSGTGNNSLMYCYNMKPVYGQSPTNDDINQNSSSHSSNKAHSNVFASTFFEGTSNSPDIWNAVNGLNQQGYEGALGAATTHQTQPGSHSSLQPPQHSHLDYSPHSVMAADMNRGLPPMSTFHRNNTASHTPSINTSENSTVSGRKGHVSGGSQTGDTLGKALASIYSPDHTSSSFPSSSSTPVRSPSPLPNAAEPAGTNMWPRSSVQALVSPNYESSLISLSQVEDRLDRLDDVIHVLRNHAVGPTAGLPTDIHGLLNQNLHGHLGSASTLPLTCHTSAMVEAVNMNNNHSAFQNRTQNGHPYSARQRATLKTMQSGGGLGVQSNLELKMESGHREEMMHTNHSHSSDSQRSDEESEHKTQGENSRCNSIHEDEDLSPEQKAERERDRRMANNARERLRVRDINEAFKELGHMCQLHLKSEKPQTKLLVLHQAVAVILSLEQQVRERNLNPKAACLRRREEEKASAVMTDPQSMHLAFHPSLTDPANPMGHL; from the exons ATGTACTGTGCTCATCCTGTCTCTGGCACAGGCAACAACTCATTGATGTATTGCTACAACATGAAACCA GTTTATGGGCAGTCTCCCACTAATGACGACATCAACCAGAACTCATCTTCACATTCGTCCAACAAGGCCCACAGCAATGTGTTCGCAAGCACCTTCTTTG AGGGGACGAGCAATTCGCCCGACATCTGGAATGCTGTAAATGGGCTGAACCAGCAGGGCTATGAAGGTGCATTGGGAGCAGCCACAACCCACCAAACACAGCCGGGGAGCCACAGCAGCCTGCAGCCACCACAACACAGCCACCTG GACTACTCCCCACATTCAGTGATGGCTGCTGACATGAACAGGGGTCTCCCACCAATGTCCACTTTTCACCGCAACAATACAGCGTCACACACTCCGTCAATCAACACCTCAGAGAATTCAACAG tcTCAGGGCGCAAGGGACATGTGTCAGGAGGATCACAGACGGGCGATACCTTGGGCAAAGCTCTGGCCTCT ATTTATTCCCCCGATCACACCAGCAGCAGCTTCCCCTCCAGCTCGTCCACACCGGTGAGGTCTCCGTCTCCGCTGCCCAACGCGGCTGAACCGGCAG GTACCAACATGTGGCCCCGGAGTTCAGTTCAGGCACTAGTGTCACCAAACTATGAGTCTTCACTTATATCATTG TCTCAGGTGGAGGACCGACTAGACAGACTGGACGATGTGATCCACGTCCTGAGGAACCACGCTGTGGGCCCCACAGCCGGCCTACCCACTGACATCCACGGCCTGCTAAACCAGAACCTCCACGGCCACCTGGGATCTGCCAGCACTCTACCGCTCACCTGCCACACTTCAGCCATG GTTGAAGCAGTCAATATGAACAACAACCACTCAGCCTTCCAGAACCGCACACAAAATGGCCACCCATATTCAGCCAGACAGAGGGCCACGCTTAAGACCATGCAAAGTGGAG GAGGTCTGGGAGTTCAGAGTAATCTGGAGCTGAAAATGGAAAGTGGGCATAGGGAAGAGATGATGCACACCAATCATAGTCACAGCTCTGACAGCCAGAGATCAGATGAGGAGAGcgaacacaaaacacaaggagAAAACAGCAGATGTAACAG TATCCATGAGGATGAGGATCTGAGCCCAGAGCAGAAGGCCGAACGTGAGCGCGACAGGAGGATGGCCAACAACGCCCGTGAGCGTCTGCGTGTGCGGGACATCAACGAGGCCTTTAAGGAGCTGGGCCACATGTGTCAGCTGCACCTGAAGAGTGAGAAGCCACAGACCAAGCTGCTGGTGCTGCACCAGGCCGTGGCAGTGATCCTTAGTCTGGAACAACAAGTCAGAG AGAGGAACCTGAATCCGAAGGCAGCGTGTCTAcgaagaagagaggaagagaaggcgTCTGCAGTCATGACGGATCCACAGTCCATGCATCTCGCTTTCCATCCCAGCCTGACAGACCCAGCAAACCCCATGGGCCACCTCTGA